Within the Solwaraspora sp. WMMA2056 genome, the region GTCTGCACCTCGTTGATCGCCGGCCGCGACGAGTTCACGAACGTGGTGATCTCGTGGTAGCTGCGCTGCGACCAGTACGGGTCGGAGTGCGGCTGCAGGTTGTCCTGCTGGCAGATCCCCGCGTACGCCATGATCGACGAACCGCTGCCCGGCTCGTACGAGTTGGCGGCGCTGCGGTTGCTGCCGGAGCAGTTCCACTGGGTGCCGTTGAAGGTGTGGTTGCCGGCGAACTGATGGCCGATCTCGTGCGCCACGTAGTCGACGGCGTAGAAGTCACCGACCGGGTTCGGCAGGCCGGTGCAGCCCCGGGCCTTGCCGTCGCCGCCGACCACGCCGAGCCCGGCGACGCCGCCACCGGGCAGCCCGAAACCGATGTGCCCGACGTCGAAGTTGCTGGCCCCGACGAGCTGGCCGAGGACGATCCGGTTGCGGTTGAGCGTGGCACCGGAGCAGCCGGTCAGGTTCGCCTCGGTGAAGCACGGCGCGGCACCGCACGGCCCGTTCGGGCCGGTGGCCAGCTCGGCCGTGTTCAGGTTGGTCTTGTCGGTGTCGTTGATCAGCACGAGCCGGATCGCGGTCTCGTCCTCGTAGATCTGGGTCACCCGGTTGATCAGGGTCACCTTCGCGGCGGTCACGTTCTCCGCGCCGAAGTAGGTCGCGTACGACGGATCGGTCAGAAACGCCAGGCGGTACGTCCGCAGCTGGACCAGCGGCCCGGCCGGCTCGTCGGCCTGCGCCTGGTCGATCCCCTCGCCGATCTGCTCGGCGGCGGCCCCGACGTCGGCCCGCTCGATCAGGTCACCGTGCCGGTTGACCAGGTCGTGTGCGTAGTAGCTGGCGTAGACGCTCTGGTCGCGGTGGTACGGGTCGACGTACCAGGAACCGCTCGACGAGCGGACCGAGGCGTGGAAGCCCAGCGGGGTCAGGTCGGCGCGGATCGTCGCGGTCGGATCGTCGACGCCGGTGCCGGCGTACGTCTGGATCTCCGGGTGGGCGGCGGCGAGACCGTCCTGCATCACCGGAGAGTTGACGGCCTCGAACCGTTGCAGGTCACCGTCCGGGTCGGGCACCGTCAGCAGCAGCGGCGCCGTCGCGGCGGCCCGGGCCGACTCGTCCGGCGCCCGGTCCAGCTGCGCGGCGATCGCGTCCCGGTCCAGGGTGTACGCCGCCAGCCGGCTGGCCTCGATGTCCGGGGTACGCCCGGACCGGCTCGCCGTCGGAGCCTCGTCGAGGGTCGCCCACGGCGAGTCTGCGATCGGCGTACCGCGCTCCGGGGCGGCGACGGCCGCACCGGTCGGGCCGACGGCGGGCAGCAGCGCCGCCGCGACGACGGCGACGAGCAGGACGACCAGCCGCCGGTTACGGGACCGGCCGGTCCCGGGGGGCGGTGGCGACTGGCCACCCGCTGTCGGGGGGATCGGTGTCGAGGGGGTCCGCAAGATGTCTCCTTGGGGGTCCGTCACGAACCACGACCCGTTGCCAGGGGTGCCGAGGCCGACGAGCCATGGATCTTGGGGGGTCGCACCGACGCTAGGGGGCGGCGTCGGCGGTCGGCATCGTCCGTAGGGATGAGACAGTGCCAATCACCGCCGATCCCCTAGTCCGGCCAGTACGCCGGCCACGGATCCGACGCTGGAACGGTTCCACTGGGAAACCTGCGGGAAACGCCGCGCCGCTAGCGGCGCAGGCGTTCGACGGACGGCGCAGGCGGCTCAGGCGTTCGACAGGCGGCCTAGACGGCTCAGACGGTCGACGGGCGGATCAGCGGAATGCGGTCAGGAACCGGTCCCGGAACTGGTCCATTTGCCACACCGGAGCCTGCCCGTCCGGCCGCAACCCGTCCTGCCAGTCCCAGTCGGCGACCGCGTCGAGCACCGCCGGATCCCGGGACACGATGGTCACCGGCACGTCGTGGCTGGCGCTCGGCCCGGTCACCACCGGCGACGGCTGATGGTCGCCGAGGAAGACCACCACCAGATCGTCGTCGCCCCGCGCCTCGATGTAGGAGATGATCGTGCTCAACGAGTAGCCGACGGCCCTCGGGTAGTCGTCGCGCAGGCTCTCCTCCACGGACCGGTTCTCCTGGTCGGCGGCCATCTCCTGACGGTCGAAGACCGCGCCGTCGCGCACCGTGTCCCAGTCGACCAGCTGCGGTACCGGCGTCCACGGCGCGTGGCTGGACAGCAACGCCACCTCGGCCATCACCGGCCCGTCGGTGGCCTGGCGCTCGAGACGGTCGAACGCCGACAGGACGTACTGGTCCGGGATCGAGGCGAAGGCGAACCGGTCACCGGCGTAGCCCATGTTGCGGGAGTCGTACACCTGGTCGTAGCCGAAGAACGCCCCTTCCGGCCAGGCCCGCGAGTTGCCCGGGAAGAAGCCCGACACCCGCCAGCCGGCGCTACCGAACGCCCGGGTCAGCGTCAACCGGTCGCTGGTGACCAGGCTGTGGTACCGCTGCTGGTTGTCCACCCACAGCCCGGACAGGGTGCTGCCGTGCGCCAGCCAGCTGCTGCCGCCGACCGTCGACGAGGTCAGGAACGCGCTGCGCGAACCGAAGCCCTGCGCGGCCAGCCGCTGCGAACCGTCGTCGAGCACGTCGGCGACGTACGGGGCGAACTCCGGGGCGGTCACCGCGTCCCGGCCGTAGCTCTCCACGAACGCCAACAGCACGTCCTTGCCGCGCAGCGCGGTCAGCAGTTCGTCACCGGGCACGTCGCGGAACGCATCCACCGCCGCCAGCTCGGCGAACTCCTGCCGGTCCCGCAGACTCGCGCCGACCTGCAGCGTGTGGTCGTACGCCAGCCGGGCGGTGGCCCGGTCCGCCACCGGCAGTGCGAACGTGACCTGCTCCTGCTCGTAGACGGTCACCGTCGTACCGAGCAGGGCGAACACCAGCCAGCCGGCCGCCATCGTGCCGACCACACCGCCGCCGACCCGCCGGTGCCGGGCGAGCAGCCGGGCCGTGCGCACCGTGGCGAGCACCGCCAGCGCCAGCACCGCGCCGGTGAGCAGAACGGCGCCGACGGCCGCGCCGACCGCCGCCGCCCGCCCGTACGAGGCGTCGAGGAAGCGGTACCCGTCGGCCAGCAGCCCCCAGTCCATCACCGGGTCGAACGGGCGGGCCAGCACGGAGAAGAAACCCATGTCGGCGACCTTGAGCACGGTCAGCACCCCGAGCAGCGCACCGAGCCCGGCCGCCACCGGGGTCCGCAGCCGGCCGGGCAGCACCAGCAGCAGCGCGGCCGCCACGACCGCCTCCAGCGGGATCCGGACGAACGCCGCCGGCACCACGAGGTCACGCTGGTACGGCAGCGTCATCGCCGCCAGCAGGCCGGCCACCGCCAGCGCACTGAGCGCCCAGCCGACGGTACGCCGTACCCGCTGCCGCCAGCCGACCGCTGCGGCCGGCGAAGTCGGCTCGGCCTCCGTCGGCGCGGCCTGCTGCGCCTGCTCGGCCGGCGGAGTCGGCTCGTCCGCTACCTCGGCTGTGGTCTCGGTGGCCGCCGGTGTCTGCGCGTCAGCAGCGGGAGCGTCGGAGTGCGTGGCGGAGGACAAGATCACGGCCTTCCTCATCGTCGACCGGGCGGCGTGCCCTGCCGGGCCGGGCTCCGCACGATAACCACACCGCCGGATACCCGACAACACGTACGGACCGCCGCGCCGGATCGATCATCCCAGGCCGGTGACCGGAACACCGGTCCGACCGGTCATCCCTACGACACGGTGACGCACGACCCCAGGGAGCGGAGATGGATCAGTTGCGTACCCACTTCGAGCAGGCATTCGACGGCGAACCGCCACCGGCGACGCCGGGCGAGGAACTGGCCCGCGCCGCGATGGCCGGCGGCACCCGGCTGCGCCGCCGCCGACGGCTCACCGTCGGTGGTGCCGCCGTCGCGGTGACCGCCCTCGCCGCTGTCGCGGCCGGCCTGGCGGTGCCCGTCCGGGACGCACCGGCCCCGGTGCCGGCGCAGGTGGTGCTGCCGTCGGCGACCCCGGTGCTGTGCGAGGGCGTGTCCGCCGAGGATGTCGCCACCGAGGCGTCGGTCTACCTGGCCGAGCAGGTCACCGACGCGCAGCGGGCCGCCATCGACACGGCGTTGCGTGCCGACCCACGGCTGTCGACGGTCCGCTACGACAGCCGGCAGGATGCGTACGAGAGGTTCCGGCAGATGTACCGGGACGGCCCGACCGAGGTGTTCTCGTTGTACACCCCGGAGGAGATCGCACAGGTCACCGCCGAGCAGTTTCCCGAGTCGTTCCGGCTCACCCTGACGGATCCGGCGGCGTACCCGCAGTTGGAGCCGGACCTGCGGGCCCTGCCCGGGGTCGACGAGGTCGTCGGCCGGTTCTGTCCGCACCGTACGTCGGCGCAGCAGGAGGGCGAATGACCGGCGTACGGACCGTGGAGCCGGCCGCCGACGGGCTGCCGGTGCGACCGCCGACCCCGGCGACCCCGGTGGGCGGGCCGGTGGCCCGCTGGGCGGCGGCCCGCCGAGGGCAGCGGGCGGTCCGCGACGAGGCGTTCACGGCGTTCGTCGTCGCCGCGGCACCCCGGCTGCGGCGCATCGCGTACCTGATGTGCCGGGACTGGCACCTGGCGCAGGACCTGACCCAGATCACCTTCACCCGGATGTACGCCTCGTGGGCGCGGATCTGGCCGGCGGCGAACCTCGACGCGTACAGCCGGCGGGTGCTGGTCAACGCGGTCGCCGACGCGATGAAGCGGCGCAGCCGTACCGAACTGGTGCTCGCCGAGCCACCCGAACCGTCGGCTCCGGCACCGGCCGGTGCCCCTGACCTGCAGGTGACGCTGCTGCGTGCGCTGGCCGAGCTGCCGGTACGGGACCGGGCGGTGCTGGTGCTGCGGCACTGGGAGGACCGCAGCGTCGAATCCGTCGCCGAGATCCTCGGGATGACCACGTCGGCGGTGAAGATGACCAGCATGCGGGCGCTGCAGCGGCTGCGTACCGAGCTCGGGGAGGACTTCCCGACCAGCTGATCCGACCGGCGACCTAGGCTGGGCGCATGCCCCCCGTGTCGACGTCACCGGACCCGTCGACGTCACCGCGCCAGCCGACCGGGCCGGATCGGTCGACGTCGCCGTACCGGTGGACGTTGCTCGACCTGGCGGTCGCGACGGCGGTGGCCACCATCGCCTGGCAGTACCGGGCCTCGCTGGCCGACCTGGTGATCGGCCTCGGCATGGCGGTGGCGCTGGTGTGGCGCCGCCGCCGTCCGATGACCGTCATGCTGGTCGTCGCCGGCCTGGGCGCGGCACAGCTGCTGGTCGCCCTGAGCGTGCCGGAGTTCTACGACGTCGCGGTGCTGATCGCGATGGCCGCTGTGGTGACCCACGCCGACCGGCAGTGGCACGCCGTACTGGCCGGCGGGATCACCCTGGTCGGCGTCGCCGTGCTCGCCGTCGACGCCAAACTGCTCGCCGACGACCACCACGTGACCGGCCTCGCCGACTTCAGCGAGTACGCCGTCCTGATGCTGATCTGCGTGGCGATCTGGCTGACCGCGTACATGTTGCGCAGCCGCAAGGAACAGACGGCGGTCGCCGCCGAGCGGGCGGCGGCGGCCGAACGGGAACGCGACCAGCTTGCCCGGCTGGCCGCCGCCGACGAACGGGCCGCGATCGCCCGGGAGCTGCACGACGTCGTCGCCCACAGCCTGGCGGTGATGACGGTGCAGGCGGACGGCGCCAGCTACATGATCGACCTGGACGCCGAGCAGGCCCGCAAGGCCATGATCACCATCGGTGACACCGGCCGCGACGCGC harbors:
- a CDS encoding sulfatase-like hydrolase/transferase is translated as MILSSATHSDAPAADAQTPAATETTAEVADEPTPPAEQAQQAAPTEAEPTSPAAAVGWRQRVRRTVGWALSALAVAGLLAAMTLPYQRDLVVPAAFVRIPLEAVVAAALLLVLPGRLRTPVAAGLGALLGVLTVLKVADMGFFSVLARPFDPVMDWGLLADGYRFLDASYGRAAAVGAAVGAVLLTGAVLALAVLATVRTARLLARHRRVGGGVVGTMAAGWLVFALLGTTVTVYEQEQVTFALPVADRATARLAYDHTLQVGASLRDRQEFAELAAVDAFRDVPGDELLTALRGKDVLLAFVESYGRDAVTAPEFAPYVADVLDDGSQRLAAQGFGSRSAFLTSSTVGGSSWLAHGSTLSGLWVDNQQRYHSLVTSDRLTLTRAFGSAGWRVSGFFPGNSRAWPEGAFFGYDQVYDSRNMGYAGDRFAFASIPDQYVLSAFDRLERQATDGPVMAEVALLSSHAPWTPVPQLVDWDTVRDGAVFDRQEMAADQENRSVEESLRDDYPRAVGYSLSTIISYIEARGDDDLVVVFLGDHQPSPVVTGPSASHDVPVTIVSRDPAVLDAVADWDWQDGLRPDGQAPVWQMDQFRDRFLTAFR
- a CDS encoding permease-like cell division protein FtsX; this encodes MDQLRTHFEQAFDGEPPPATPGEELARAAMAGGTRLRRRRRLTVGGAAVAVTALAAVAAGLAVPVRDAPAPVPAQVVLPSATPVLCEGVSAEDVATEASVYLAEQVTDAQRAAIDTALRADPRLSTVRYDSRQDAYERFRQMYRDGPTEVFSLYTPEEIAQVTAEQFPESFRLTLTDPAAYPQLEPDLRALPGVDEVVGRFCPHRTSAQQEGE
- a CDS encoding SigE family RNA polymerase sigma factor; translated protein: MTGVRTVEPAADGLPVRPPTPATPVGGPVARWAAARRGQRAVRDEAFTAFVVAAAPRLRRIAYLMCRDWHLAQDLTQITFTRMYASWARIWPAANLDAYSRRVLVNAVADAMKRRSRTELVLAEPPEPSAPAPAGAPDLQVTLLRALAELPVRDRAVLVLRHWEDRSVESVAEILGMTTSAVKMTSMRALQRLRTELGEDFPTS
- a CDS encoding histidine kinase, with the translated sequence MPPVSTSPDPSTSPRQPTGPDRSTSPYRWTLLDLAVATAVATIAWQYRASLADLVIGLGMAVALVWRRRRPMTVMLVVAGLGAAQLLVALSVPEFYDVAVLIAMAAVVTHADRQWHAVLAGGITLVGVAVLAVDAKLLADDHHVTGLADFSEYAVLMLICVAIWLTAYMLRSRKEQTAVAAERAAAAERERDQLARLAAADERAAIARELHDVVAHSLAVMTVQADGASYMIDLDAEQARKAMITIGDTGRDALEDMRRIVAVLRGVDASPAAPQPGAAGTPDDTDRRRAGIAQLSALIERTRGAGLVVELSIDGDPTRLSPAEELTMFWVVQESLTNTLRYSGPGTAVTVTVRIDADTAELTVIDDGRGTVATRPATAPPATARSTAGPASGGNGLLGMRERVAVHGGEVTAGPRPAGGWQVHAVLPIRSPARAGTEPTEVTS